The Ictidomys tridecemlineatus isolate mIctTri1 chromosome 6, mIctTri1.hap1, whole genome shotgun sequence genome includes a region encoding these proteins:
- the Tsc22d1 gene encoding TSC22 domain family protein 1 isoform X5 — translation MHQPPESTAAAAAAADISARKMAHPAMFPRRGSGSGSASALNAAGTSVGSAATTSEDFPPPSLLQPPPPAASSTSGPQPPPPQSLNLLSQAQLQAQPLAPGGTQMKKKSGFQITSVTPAQISASISSNNSIAEDTESYDDLDESHTEDLSSSEILDVSLSRATDLGEPERSSSEETLNNFQEAETPGAVSPNQPHLPQPHLPHLPQQNVVINGNAHPHHLHHHHHIHHGHHLHHGHHHPSHAAVASASIPGGPPSSPVSRKLSTTGSSDGVMPVAPASAVSSSGSPASVMTNIRAPSTTGGIGINSVTGASTMSNVNIAAVSSFNPNVTSSMLGNANISTSSIPSAASVSVGPGVSSGVNVSILSGMGNGTVSSSTVVNSVPNAAAGMTVGLASSQQQQQPTVNTSRFRVVKLDSTSEPFKKGRWTCTEFYEKENAVPATEGVVVNKVVETVKQNPTEVTSERESTSGSSVSSSVSTLSHYTESVGSGEMGAPAVVVQQQQQQQQQPPPPPPPQPALQGVALQQMDFSSTGPQSISAVSIPQSISQSQMSQVQLQSQELSYQQKQGLQPVPLQATINAATGIQPSSVNVVGVTSALGQQPSISSLAQPQLPYSQTAPPVQTPLPGAPPQQLQYGQQQPMVSTQMAPGHVQSVTQNPTPEYVQQQPVLQTAMSSGQSSSAGVGTGAAVIPVAQPQGIQLPVQSTAVQAQPAGASGQPVGQAQTAVSAVPTGTQIANIGQQANIPTAVQQPSTQVTPSVIQQGAPPSSQVVPPAQTGIIHQGVQTSASSLPQQLVIAPQSTLLTVPPQPQGVEPIAQGVVSQQLPAVGPLPSASSISVTNQVSSTGLSGMPSAPTNLVPSQNIAQAPATQNGNLVQSVSQPPLIATNINLPLAPQIPLSSTQFSTQSLAQAIGSQIEDARRTAEPSLVGLPQTISGDSGGVSAVSDGSSSSLAASASLFPLKVLPLTTPLVDGEDESSSGASVVAIDNKIEQAMDLVKSHLMYAVREEVEVLKEQIKELIEKNSQLEQENNLLKTLASPEQLAQFQAQLQTGSPPATTQPQGTTQPPAQPASQGSGPTA, via the coding sequence ATGCACCAGCCGCCTGAGTCCACCGCCGCGGCGGCCGCCGCTGCAGACATTAGTGCTAGGAAGATGGCGCACCCGGCAATGTTCCCTCGAAGGGGCAGCGGTAGTGGCAGCGCCTCTGCTCTCAATGCAGCAGGTACCAGCGTTGGTAGTGCTGCCACCACTTCTGAGGATTTTCCGCCTCCGTCGCTGCTCCAGCCGCCGCCTCCTGCAGCATCTTCCACGTCGGGACCACAGCCTCCGCCTCCACAAAGCCTGAACCTCCTTTCTCAGGCTCAGCTGCAGGCACAGCCTCTTGCTCCAGGCGGAActcagatgaaaaagaaaagtggcTTCCAGATAACTAGCGTTACTCCAGCTCAGATCTCTGCCAGTATCAGCTCTAACAACAGTATAGCAGAGGACACTGAGAGCTATGACGATCTGGATGAATCGCACACGGAAGATCTCTCTTCTTCCGAAATCCTTGATGTGTCACTTTCCAGGGCTACTGACTTAGGGGAGCCAGAACGCAGCTCCTCAGAAGAGACTCTGAATAACTTCCAGGAAGCTGAGACACCTGGGGCAGTCTCTCCCAACCAGCCCCACCTTCCCCAGCCTCATTTGCCTCACCTTCCACAACAGAATGTTGTGATCAATGGGAATGCTCATCCACACCaccttcatcaccaccatcatatTCATCATGGGCACCACCTTCACCATGGGCACCATCATCCATCCCATGCTGCTGTGGCCAGTGCATCCATTCCTGGAGGGCCACCCTCAAGCCCAGTGTCCAGAAAACTCTCTACAACTGGAAGCTCTGATGGTGTTATGCCAGTTGCACCAGCTTCTGCTGTATCATCGAGTGGCTCACCTGCATCTGTAATGACTAATATCCGTGCACCAAGTACTACAGGCGGTATAGGTATAAATTCTGTTACTGGCGCTAGTACAATGAGTAATGTTAACATTGCTGCTGTGAGTAGTTTCAATCCTAATGTGACAAGCAGCATGCTTGGTAATGCTAATATAAGTACAAGCAGTATTCCTAGTGCTGCTAGTGTAAGTGTTGGGCCTGGTGTTTCCAGTGGTGTTAACGTGAGTATCTTGAGTGGCATGGGCAATGGTACTGTTTCTTCCTCCACTGTTGTTAACAGTGTTCCTAATGCAGCTGCAGGGATGACTGTGGGATTGGCTTCAAGTCAGCAGCAGCAACAACCAACAGTTAACACATCAAGGTTCAGAGTTGTGAAGTTAGATTCTACTTCTGAGCCTTTTAAAAAAGGTAGATGGACTTGCACTGAattctatgaaaaagaaaatgctgtacCTGCTACAGAAGGTGTGGTGGTAAATAAAGTGGTGGAGACTGTAAAACAAAACCCGACAGAAGTGACTTCTGAGAGGGAGAGCACTAGTGGGAGTTCAGTGAGCAGTAGTGTCAGCACACTGAGTCACTATACAGAGAGTGTGGGCAGTGGAGAGATGGGAGCCCCTGCTGTGGtggtgcagcagcagcagcaacaacaacaacaaccaccaccaccaccaccaccacaaccagctCTTCAAGGTGTGGCCCTCCAACAGATGGATTTCAGTAGCACTGGTCCACAGAGTATTTCAGCAGTCAGTATACCACAGAGTATTTCTCAGTCACAGATGTCACAAGTACAGTTACAGTCTCAAGAACTGAGCTATCAACAAAAGCAGGGTCTTCAACCAGTACCTCTGCAAGCCACTATCAATGCTGCAACTGGTATCCAGCCATCATCTGTAAATGTGGTTGGTGTAACTTCAGCTTTAGGTCAGCAGCCTTCCATTTCCAGTTTGGCTCAACCCCAACTGCCATATTCTCAGACGGCTCCTCCAGTGCAAACTCCCCTTCCAGGGGCACCACCCCAACAGTTACAGTATGGACAACAACAACCAATGGTTTCTACACAAATGGCCCCAGGCCATGTTCAATCAGTGACTCAAAATCCTACTCCAGAATATGTACAGCAGCAGCCAGTTCTTCAAACAGCAATGTCCTCTGGGCAGTCCAGTTCTGCAGGAGTGGGAACAGGAGCAGCAGTGATTCCTGTGGCTCAGCCCCAGGGTATCCAACTGCCAGTCCAGTCCACAGCAGTCCAAGCACAACCTGCAGGGGCATCTGGCCAGCCTGTTGGCCAGGCTCAAACAGCAGTGTCTGCTGTACCTACTGGCACTCAAATTGCAAATATTGGTCAACAGGCAAACATACCTACTGCAGTGCAGCAGCCCTCTACCCAGGTTACACCTTCAGTTATTCAGCAAGGTGCTCCTCCATCTTCACAAGTAGTTCCACCTGCTCAAACTGGGATTATTCATCAGGGAGTTCAAACTAGTGCTTCAAGCCTTCCTCAACAATTGGTTATTGCACCCCAGAGTACCTTGTTAACTGTGCCTCCTCAGCCACAAGGAGTAGAACCAATAGCTCAAGGAGTGGTTTCACAGCAGTTGCCCGCAGTTGGTCCTTTGCCCTCTGCTAGTAGTATTTCTGTTACAAATCAGGTTAGTTCAACTGGTCTTTCTGGAATGCCTTCTGCCCCAACAAACTTGGTTCCATCACAGAATATAGCACAAGCCCCTGCTACCCAAAATGGTAATTTGGTTCAAAGTGTTAGTCAACCTCCCTTGATAGCAACTAATATAAATTTGCCTTTGGCACCACAGATACCACTAAGTTCTACTCAGTTCTCTACACAATCATTAGCTCAGGCAATTGGAAGCCAAATCGAAGATGCCAGGCGCACAGCGGAGCCCTCCTTAGTTGGCTTACCTCAGACTATCAGTGGTGACAGTGGGGGAGTGTCAGCAGTTTCAGATGGGAGTAGCAGCAGCCTAGCAGCCTCTGCTTCTCTTTTCCCGTTGAAGGTGCTACCGCTGACGACACCCCTGGTGGATGGCGAGGATGAGAG
- the Tsc22d1 gene encoding TSC22 domain family protein 1 isoform X7 yields the protein MERSLGSRCHRRRCAPAVLREDPASLRARQRLVAGLSVPGVPPPPHSQPRRSGPSRGQRFLPEQPPRAQGLALGGRSGRRFRLRRRRRRRNRARRSVRSRFLLRRFEYKDYGAEGNCTRLLRPPVPNTMHQPPESTAAAAAAADISARKMAHPAMFPRRGSGSGSASALNAAGTSVGSAATTSEDFPPPSLLQPPPPAASSTSGPQPPPPQSLNLLSQAQLQAQPLAPGGTQMKKKSGFQITSVTPAQISASISSNNSIAEDTESYDDLDESHTEDLSSSEILDVSLSRATDLGEPERSSSEETLNNFQEAETPGAVSPNQPHLPQPHLPHLPQQNVVINGNAHPHHLHHHHHIHHGHHLHHGHHHPSHAAVASASIPGGPPSSPVSRKLSTTGSSDGVMPVAPASAVSSSGSPASVMTNIRAPSTTGGIGINSVTGASTMSNVNIAAVSSFNPNVTSSMLGNANISTSSIPSAASVSVGPGVSSGVNVSILSGMGNGTVSSSTVVNSVPNAAAGMTVGLASSQQQQQPTVNTSRFRVVKLDSTSEPFKKGRWTCTEFYEKENAVPATEGVVVNKVVETVKQNPTEVTSERESTSGSSVSSSVSTLSHYTESVGSGEMGAPAVVVQQQQQQQQQPPPPPPPQPALQGVALQQMDFSSTGPQSISAVSIPQSISQSQMSQVQLQSQELSYQQKQGLQPVPLQATINAATGIQPSSVNVVGVTSALGQQPSISSLAQPQLPYSQTAPPVQTPLPGAPPQQLQYGQQQPMVSTQMAPGHVQSVTQNPTPEYVQQQPVLQTAMSSGQSSSAGVGTGAAVIPVAQPQGIQLPVQSTAVQAQPAGASGQPVGQAQTAVSAVPTGTQIANIGQQANIPTAVQQPSTQVTPSVIQQGAPPSSQVVPPAQTGIIHQGVQTSASSLPQQLVIAPQSTLLTVPPQPQGVEPIAQGVVSQQLPAVGPLPSASSISVTNQVLPLTTPLVDGEDESASLLPEVQGVILEPQIQPRPRRAFDVRGPLSLLNPWRQNIQLLERVGKDYKQISFNW from the exons ATGGAGCGGTCCCTGGGCTCTCGCTGCCACCGCCGTCGCTGCGCCCCGGCCGTGCTCCGCGAGGACCCGGCGTCTCTGCGCGCCCGCCAGCGCCTCGTTGCTGGGCTCTCCGTACCGGGCGTCCCGCCGCCGCCCCACTCACAGCCGCGCCGCTCCGGCCCCAGCCGCGGCCAGCGTTTTCTCCCGGAGCAGCCGCCGCGAGCCCAGGGG CTCGCCCTCGGAGGCAGGAGCGGCCGGCGCTTTCGGctgcggaggaggaggagaaggaggaatcgCGCCCGGAGGAGCGTCAGGTCCCGTTTTCTTCTCCGGCGTTTTGAATACAAAGATtacggtgcagaaggaaattGCACTCGCCTCCTCCGCCCCCCGGTACCCAACACAATGCACCAGCCGCCTGAGTCCACCGCCGCGGCGGCCGCCGCTGCAGACATTAGTGCTAGGAAGATGGCGCACCCGGCAATGTTCCCTCGAAGGGGCAGCGGTAGTGGCAGCGCCTCTGCTCTCAATGCAGCAGGTACCAGCGTTGGTAGTGCTGCCACCACTTCTGAGGATTTTCCGCCTCCGTCGCTGCTCCAGCCGCCGCCTCCTGCAGCATCTTCCACGTCGGGACCACAGCCTCCGCCTCCACAAAGCCTGAACCTCCTTTCTCAGGCTCAGCTGCAGGCACAGCCTCTTGCTCCAGGCGGAActcagatgaaaaagaaaagtggcTTCCAGATAACTAGCGTTACTCCAGCTCAGATCTCTGCCAGTATCAGCTCTAACAACAGTATAGCAGAGGACACTGAGAGCTATGACGATCTGGATGAATCGCACACGGAAGATCTCTCTTCTTCCGAAATCCTTGATGTGTCACTTTCCAGGGCTACTGACTTAGGGGAGCCAGAACGCAGCTCCTCAGAAGAGACTCTGAATAACTTCCAGGAAGCTGAGACACCTGGGGCAGTCTCTCCCAACCAGCCCCACCTTCCCCAGCCTCATTTGCCTCACCTTCCACAACAGAATGTTGTGATCAATGGGAATGCTCATCCACACCaccttcatcaccaccatcatatTCATCATGGGCACCACCTTCACCATGGGCACCATCATCCATCCCATGCTGCTGTGGCCAGTGCATCCATTCCTGGAGGGCCACCCTCAAGCCCAGTGTCCAGAAAACTCTCTACAACTGGAAGCTCTGATGGTGTTATGCCAGTTGCACCAGCTTCTGCTGTATCATCGAGTGGCTCACCTGCATCTGTAATGACTAATATCCGTGCACCAAGTACTACAGGCGGTATAGGTATAAATTCTGTTACTGGCGCTAGTACAATGAGTAATGTTAACATTGCTGCTGTGAGTAGTTTCAATCCTAATGTGACAAGCAGCATGCTTGGTAATGCTAATATAAGTACAAGCAGTATTCCTAGTGCTGCTAGTGTAAGTGTTGGGCCTGGTGTTTCCAGTGGTGTTAACGTGAGTATCTTGAGTGGCATGGGCAATGGTACTGTTTCTTCCTCCACTGTTGTTAACAGTGTTCCTAATGCAGCTGCAGGGATGACTGTGGGATTGGCTTCAAGTCAGCAGCAGCAACAACCAACAGTTAACACATCAAGGTTCAGAGTTGTGAAGTTAGATTCTACTTCTGAGCCTTTTAAAAAAGGTAGATGGACTTGCACTGAattctatgaaaaagaaaatgctgtacCTGCTACAGAAGGTGTGGTGGTAAATAAAGTGGTGGAGACTGTAAAACAAAACCCGACAGAAGTGACTTCTGAGAGGGAGAGCACTAGTGGGAGTTCAGTGAGCAGTAGTGTCAGCACACTGAGTCACTATACAGAGAGTGTGGGCAGTGGAGAGATGGGAGCCCCTGCTGTGGtggtgcagcagcagcagcaacaacaacaacaaccaccaccaccaccaccaccacaaccagctCTTCAAGGTGTGGCCCTCCAACAGATGGATTTCAGTAGCACTGGTCCACAGAGTATTTCAGCAGTCAGTATACCACAGAGTATTTCTCAGTCACAGATGTCACAAGTACAGTTACAGTCTCAAGAACTGAGCTATCAACAAAAGCAGGGTCTTCAACCAGTACCTCTGCAAGCCACTATCAATGCTGCAACTGGTATCCAGCCATCATCTGTAAATGTGGTTGGTGTAACTTCAGCTTTAGGTCAGCAGCCTTCCATTTCCAGTTTGGCTCAACCCCAACTGCCATATTCTCAGACGGCTCCTCCAGTGCAAACTCCCCTTCCAGGGGCACCACCCCAACAGTTACAGTATGGACAACAACAACCAATGGTTTCTACACAAATGGCCCCAGGCCATGTTCAATCAGTGACTCAAAATCCTACTCCAGAATATGTACAGCAGCAGCCAGTTCTTCAAACAGCAATGTCCTCTGGGCAGTCCAGTTCTGCAGGAGTGGGAACAGGAGCAGCAGTGATTCCTGTGGCTCAGCCCCAGGGTATCCAACTGCCAGTCCAGTCCACAGCAGTCCAAGCACAACCTGCAGGGGCATCTGGCCAGCCTGTTGGCCAGGCTCAAACAGCAGTGTCTGCTGTACCTACTGGCACTCAAATTGCAAATATTGGTCAACAGGCAAACATACCTACTGCAGTGCAGCAGCCCTCTACCCAGGTTACACCTTCAGTTATTCAGCAAGGTGCTCCTCCATCTTCACAAGTAGTTCCACCTGCTCAAACTGGGATTATTCATCAGGGAGTTCAAACTAGTGCTTCAAGCCTTCCTCAACAATTGGTTATTGCACCCCAGAGTACCTTGTTAACTGTGCCTCCTCAGCCACAAGGAGTAGAACCAATAGCTCAAGGAGTGGTTTCACAGCAGTTGCCCGCAGTTGGTCCTTTGCCCTCTGCTAGTAGTATTTCTGTTACAAATCAG GTGCTACCGCTGACGACACCCCTGGTGGATGGCGAGGATGAGAG TGCTTCTCTCCTACCAGAGGTGCAAGGAGTGATCCTAGAACCACAGATTCAGCCAAGACCACGGAGAGCTTTTGACGTCAGGGGTCCACTTTCTCTACTGAACCCTTGGAGACAGAATATCCAGCTTCTGGAGAGAGTGGGAAAGGATTATAAACAA ATTTCTTTCAACTGGTAA
- the Tsc22d1 gene encoding TSC22 domain family protein 1 isoform X2 codes for MERSLGSRCHRRRCAPAVLREDPASLRARQRLVAGLSVPGVPPPPHSQPRRSGPSRGQRFLPEQPPRAQGLALGGRSGRRFRLRRRRRRRNRARRSVRSRFLLRRFEYKDYGAEGNCTRLLRPPVPNTMHQPPESTAAAAAAADISARKMAHPAMFPRRGSGSGSASALNAAGTSVGSAATTSEDFPPPSLLQPPPPAASSTSGPQPPPPQSLNLLSQAQLQAQPLAPGGTQMKKKSGFQITSVTPAQISASISSNNSIAEDTESYDDLDESHTEDLSSSEILDVSLSRATDLGEPERSSSEETLNNFQEAETPGAVSPNQPHLPQPHLPHLPQQNVVINGNAHPHHLHHHHHIHHGHHLHHGHHHPSHAAVASASIPGGPPSSPVSRKLSTTGSSDGVMPVAPASAVSSSGSPASVMTNIRAPSTTGGIGINSVTGASTMSNVNIAAVSSFNPNVTSSMLGNANISTSSIPSAASVSVGPGVSSGVNVSILSGMGNGTVSSSTVVNSVPNAAAGMTVGLASSQQQQQPTVNTSRFRVVKLDSTSEPFKKGRWTCTEFYEKENAVPATEGVVVNKVVETVKQNPTEVTSERESTSGSSVSSSVSTLSHYTESVGSGEMGAPAVVVQQQQQQQQQPPPPPPPQPALQGVALQQMDFSSTGPQSISAVSIPQSISQSQMSQVQLQSQELSYQQKQGLQPVPLQATINAATGIQPSSVNVVGVTSALGQQPSISSLAQPQLPYSQTAPPVQTPLPGAPPQQLQYGQQQPMVSTQMAPGHVQSVTQNPTPEYVQQQPVLQTAMSSGQSSSAGVGTGAAVIPVAQPQGIQLPVQSTAVQAQPAGASGQPVGQAQTAVSAVPTGTQIANIGQQANIPTAVQQPSTQVTPSVIQQGAPPSSQVVPPAQTGIIHQGVQTSASSLPQQLVIAPQSTLLTVPPQPQGVEPIAQGVVSQQLPAVGPLPSASSISVTNQVSSTGLSGMPSAPTNLVPSQNIAQAPATQNGNLVQSVSQPPLIATNINLPLAPQIPLSSTQFSTQSLAQAIGSQIEDARRTAEPSLVGLPQTISGDSGGVSAVSDGSSSSLAASASLFPLKVLPLTTPLVDGEDESAETKNLCWLVDREQESTVLGPLTALYFSASLLPEVQGVILEPQIQPRPRRAFDVRGPLSLLNPWRQNIQLLERVGKDYKQVS; via the exons ATGGAGCGGTCCCTGGGCTCTCGCTGCCACCGCCGTCGCTGCGCCCCGGCCGTGCTCCGCGAGGACCCGGCGTCTCTGCGCGCCCGCCAGCGCCTCGTTGCTGGGCTCTCCGTACCGGGCGTCCCGCCGCCGCCCCACTCACAGCCGCGCCGCTCCGGCCCCAGCCGCGGCCAGCGTTTTCTCCCGGAGCAGCCGCCGCGAGCCCAGGGG CTCGCCCTCGGAGGCAGGAGCGGCCGGCGCTTTCGGctgcggaggaggaggagaaggaggaatcgCGCCCGGAGGAGCGTCAGGTCCCGTTTTCTTCTCCGGCGTTTTGAATACAAAGATtacggtgcagaaggaaattGCACTCGCCTCCTCCGCCCCCCGGTACCCAACACAATGCACCAGCCGCCTGAGTCCACCGCCGCGGCGGCCGCCGCTGCAGACATTAGTGCTAGGAAGATGGCGCACCCGGCAATGTTCCCTCGAAGGGGCAGCGGTAGTGGCAGCGCCTCTGCTCTCAATGCAGCAGGTACCAGCGTTGGTAGTGCTGCCACCACTTCTGAGGATTTTCCGCCTCCGTCGCTGCTCCAGCCGCCGCCTCCTGCAGCATCTTCCACGTCGGGACCACAGCCTCCGCCTCCACAAAGCCTGAACCTCCTTTCTCAGGCTCAGCTGCAGGCACAGCCTCTTGCTCCAGGCGGAActcagatgaaaaagaaaagtggcTTCCAGATAACTAGCGTTACTCCAGCTCAGATCTCTGCCAGTATCAGCTCTAACAACAGTATAGCAGAGGACACTGAGAGCTATGACGATCTGGATGAATCGCACACGGAAGATCTCTCTTCTTCCGAAATCCTTGATGTGTCACTTTCCAGGGCTACTGACTTAGGGGAGCCAGAACGCAGCTCCTCAGAAGAGACTCTGAATAACTTCCAGGAAGCTGAGACACCTGGGGCAGTCTCTCCCAACCAGCCCCACCTTCCCCAGCCTCATTTGCCTCACCTTCCACAACAGAATGTTGTGATCAATGGGAATGCTCATCCACACCaccttcatcaccaccatcatatTCATCATGGGCACCACCTTCACCATGGGCACCATCATCCATCCCATGCTGCTGTGGCCAGTGCATCCATTCCTGGAGGGCCACCCTCAAGCCCAGTGTCCAGAAAACTCTCTACAACTGGAAGCTCTGATGGTGTTATGCCAGTTGCACCAGCTTCTGCTGTATCATCGAGTGGCTCACCTGCATCTGTAATGACTAATATCCGTGCACCAAGTACTACAGGCGGTATAGGTATAAATTCTGTTACTGGCGCTAGTACAATGAGTAATGTTAACATTGCTGCTGTGAGTAGTTTCAATCCTAATGTGACAAGCAGCATGCTTGGTAATGCTAATATAAGTACAAGCAGTATTCCTAGTGCTGCTAGTGTAAGTGTTGGGCCTGGTGTTTCCAGTGGTGTTAACGTGAGTATCTTGAGTGGCATGGGCAATGGTACTGTTTCTTCCTCCACTGTTGTTAACAGTGTTCCTAATGCAGCTGCAGGGATGACTGTGGGATTGGCTTCAAGTCAGCAGCAGCAACAACCAACAGTTAACACATCAAGGTTCAGAGTTGTGAAGTTAGATTCTACTTCTGAGCCTTTTAAAAAAGGTAGATGGACTTGCACTGAattctatgaaaaagaaaatgctgtacCTGCTACAGAAGGTGTGGTGGTAAATAAAGTGGTGGAGACTGTAAAACAAAACCCGACAGAAGTGACTTCTGAGAGGGAGAGCACTAGTGGGAGTTCAGTGAGCAGTAGTGTCAGCACACTGAGTCACTATACAGAGAGTGTGGGCAGTGGAGAGATGGGAGCCCCTGCTGTGGtggtgcagcagcagcagcaacaacaacaacaaccaccaccaccaccaccaccacaaccagctCTTCAAGGTGTGGCCCTCCAACAGATGGATTTCAGTAGCACTGGTCCACAGAGTATTTCAGCAGTCAGTATACCACAGAGTATTTCTCAGTCACAGATGTCACAAGTACAGTTACAGTCTCAAGAACTGAGCTATCAACAAAAGCAGGGTCTTCAACCAGTACCTCTGCAAGCCACTATCAATGCTGCAACTGGTATCCAGCCATCATCTGTAAATGTGGTTGGTGTAACTTCAGCTTTAGGTCAGCAGCCTTCCATTTCCAGTTTGGCTCAACCCCAACTGCCATATTCTCAGACGGCTCCTCCAGTGCAAACTCCCCTTCCAGGGGCACCACCCCAACAGTTACAGTATGGACAACAACAACCAATGGTTTCTACACAAATGGCCCCAGGCCATGTTCAATCAGTGACTCAAAATCCTACTCCAGAATATGTACAGCAGCAGCCAGTTCTTCAAACAGCAATGTCCTCTGGGCAGTCCAGTTCTGCAGGAGTGGGAACAGGAGCAGCAGTGATTCCTGTGGCTCAGCCCCAGGGTATCCAACTGCCAGTCCAGTCCACAGCAGTCCAAGCACAACCTGCAGGGGCATCTGGCCAGCCTGTTGGCCAGGCTCAAACAGCAGTGTCTGCTGTACCTACTGGCACTCAAATTGCAAATATTGGTCAACAGGCAAACATACCTACTGCAGTGCAGCAGCCCTCTACCCAGGTTACACCTTCAGTTATTCAGCAAGGTGCTCCTCCATCTTCACAAGTAGTTCCACCTGCTCAAACTGGGATTATTCATCAGGGAGTTCAAACTAGTGCTTCAAGCCTTCCTCAACAATTGGTTATTGCACCCCAGAGTACCTTGTTAACTGTGCCTCCTCAGCCACAAGGAGTAGAACCAATAGCTCAAGGAGTGGTTTCACAGCAGTTGCCCGCAGTTGGTCCTTTGCCCTCTGCTAGTAGTATTTCTGTTACAAATCAGGTTAGTTCAACTGGTCTTTCTGGAATGCCTTCTGCCCCAACAAACTTGGTTCCATCACAGAATATAGCACAAGCCCCTGCTACCCAAAATGGTAATTTGGTTCAAAGTGTTAGTCAACCTCCCTTGATAGCAACTAATATAAATTTGCCTTTGGCACCACAGATACCACTAAGTTCTACTCAGTTCTCTACACAATCATTAGCTCAGGCAATTGGAAGCCAAATCGAAGATGCCAGGCGCACAGCGGAGCCCTCCTTAGTTGGCTTACCTCAGACTATCAGTGGTGACAGTGGGGGAGTGTCAGCAGTTTCAGATGGGAGTAGCAGCAGCCTAGCAGCCTCTGCTTCTCTTTTCCCGTTGAAGGTGCTACCGCTGACGACACCCCTGGTGGATGGCGAGGATGAGAG TGCTGAGACTAAGAACCTTTGTTGGTTGGTTGATAGAGAACAAGAGAGCACAGTCCTCGGTCCACTAACAG CTCTCTATTTCAGTGCTTCTCTCCTACCAGAGGTGCAAGGAGTGATCCTAGAACCACAGATTCAGCCAAGACCACGGAGAGCTTTTGACGTCAGGGGTCCACTTTCTCTACTGAACCCTTGGAGACAGAATATCCAGCTTCTGGAGAGAGTGGGAAAGGATTATAAACAA GTATCTTGA